The following are encoded in a window of Clostridium thermarum genomic DNA:
- a CDS encoding ABC transporter ATP-binding protein, protein MQNKQPLLEVKDLKQYFRISRKLTVKAVNEVSFEIYPGETYGLVGESGSGKSTIGRSIIRLYNPTGGKIIFDGVDISGKLSEKQRKHLRINMQMIFQDPMACLNPRKKVLDIIAQGLDIHKLYSSKQEREEKVYRILEKVGLSKEHATRYPHQFSGGQRQRIGIARALIMNPKLIIADEAISALDVSIQSQVVNLMKDIQAETHAALLFIAHDLSMVKYISDRIGVLHLGYLLETGTTEEIFSNPIHPYTKSLLSAIPHPNPVMEKARVSETYDYGTSGINYAAGVKQHAGGTHYVLATDEEFKKWSTK, encoded by the coding sequence AGTTAACGGTTAAAGCTGTAAATGAAGTTAGCTTTGAAATATATCCCGGTGAAACCTATGGCCTGGTAGGTGAGTCCGGCAGTGGAAAGTCTACTATCGGCCGTTCTATAATCCGATTGTACAATCCTACAGGGGGTAAAATAATTTTTGACGGAGTTGATATCTCAGGCAAGTTATCAGAAAAGCAAAGAAAGCACTTGAGAATCAATATGCAAATGATTTTTCAAGACCCTATGGCTTGTTTAAATCCTCGTAAGAAGGTATTGGACATCATTGCACAGGGATTGGATATTCATAAACTATATAGCAGTAAGCAGGAAAGAGAAGAAAAAGTATACAGGATACTGGAGAAGGTAGGCCTATCTAAGGAGCATGCCACCAGATATCCCCACCAGTTCTCTGGTGGACAGAGGCAGCGTATTGGTATAGCAAGAGCACTGATAATGAATCCAAAGCTGATTATTGCAGACGAGGCCATCAGTGCCCTGGATGTATCTATTCAGTCTCAGGTAGTAAACCTGATGAAGGACATTCAGGCGGAGACTCATGCAGCCTTGCTATTTATAGCCCATGATTTATCCATGGTTAAGTATATCTCTGATAGGATTGGAGTATTGCACCTAGGATATTTACTTGAAACCGGAACTACTGAAGAGATATTCTCAAATCCTATCCATCCATATACTAAATCACTGTTATCAGCAATACCTCACCCTAATCCTGTTATGGAAAAGGCAAGAGTATCTGAAACCTATGATTATGGTACCAGTGGAATAAATTACGCTGCGGGAGTTAAACAACATGCTGGCGGAACCCATTATGTACTGGCTACCGACGAAGAATTTAAGAAGTGGTCAACTAAATAG
- the srtB gene encoding class B sortase, whose translation MRRIKFSLKNSSIINKILFTISLCIFLLSSRVLIIRAIDNHKSKILNDELSKIYDKINSSAETSSNGQMSIPQDINIDFEFEDTASSQQDIDEADKTFALKVANKYALERRKLEEQAKIEEIKKQVSRLLEINSDIKGWIRIDNTPISYPIVQTSDNSFYLDHDVTKKESRHGTIFVDTANDISSPKKLSGQNIILYGHNMKDGSMFGSIIKFQEDDFFTINDAINLDIFPNSYKFKIFGVYIVHESFDYRNPQLGSQKDINNFLKSINSKSVQYREVTLTPEDTLLTISTCGYNFDGARIVVLAKMIK comes from the coding sequence ATGAGAAGAATAAAATTTTCACTTAAAAATTCTTCCATTATTAATAAAATCCTATTTACCATTTCACTTTGCATATTTCTGCTTTCTTCAAGGGTACTTATAATCAGAGCTATAGATAACCACAAGTCAAAAATTCTAAATGATGAACTATCGAAAATCTATGATAAAATCAATTCTTCAGCTGAAACAAGTTCCAATGGTCAAATGAGTATTCCACAGGATATAAATATAGATTTTGAATTTGAAGACACTGCTTCCTCTCAGCAGGATATAGATGAAGCAGACAAGACCTTTGCCCTAAAAGTAGCAAATAAATATGCCTTGGAAAGAAGAAAACTTGAGGAACAAGCCAAGATAGAAGAAATTAAGAAGCAAGTTTCCAGGCTGCTTGAAATAAACAGTGACATTAAGGGCTGGATAAGAATCGATAATACGCCCATAAGCTATCCCATAGTACAAACCTCAGACAATAGTTTTTACTTGGACCACGATGTGACAAAAAAAGAAAGCCGACATGGCACAATATTTGTTGATACAGCCAATGACATAAGTTCTCCAAAAAAGCTTTCCGGCCAAAACATAATACTCTATGGTCATAATATGAAGGACGGTTCTATGTTTGGCTCCATCATAAAATTCCAAGAAGATGACTTTTTCACAATAAATGACGCCATAAATTTGGACATATTTCCAAACAGCTACAAGTTTAAGATCTTTGGTGTTTATATAGTTCATGAATCCTTTGACTATAGGAATCCACAGCTTGGATCACAAAAAGATATTAATAACTTCTTAAAGAGTATTAACAGTAAAAGTGTTCAATACCGAGAGGTCACCCTGACTCCTGAGGATACTCTTTTGACTATATCTACCTGCGGTTATAACTTTGATGGCGCCAGAATTGTAGTTTTGGCTAAGATGATTAAATAA
- a CDS encoding nitroreductase family protein: MLRDLVLANRTYRRFYEDIKIEREVLEDLIDLARLSSSGANLQPLKYILSYSEESNNFIFPNLKWAGYLKDWDGPSVGERPTAYIVMLLDKNISKNPMWDHGIACQSILLGAAEKGLGGCMFGSVDRAEVAKAFNIPENLEVLLVIALGKPKEEIVLEDIKDPKDVKYWRDENQVHHVPKRKLEDLLIN, translated from the coding sequence TTGCTGCGTGACCTTGTATTGGCAAATAGAACCTATAGAAGGTTTTATGAAGATATAAAGATAGAAAGAGAAGTCCTGGAGGACCTAATAGATTTGGCCAGACTTTCTTCATCCGGGGCTAATCTCCAGCCTTTAAAGTACATACTTTCGTATAGTGAAGAGTCTAATAATTTTATCTTTCCAAATTTGAAATGGGCAGGATACTTGAAAGATTGGGATGGACCTTCCGTAGGTGAGAGACCCACAGCTTATATTGTTATGTTACTGGATAAAAACATATCAAAAAATCCAATGTGGGACCATGGCATAGCCTGTCAAAGCATTCTTCTAGGTGCCGCTGAAAAGGGGCTGGGAGGTTGTATGTTTGGCTCTGTAGATAGGGCAGAAGTTGCTAAGGCCTTCAATATTCCCGAAAACTTGGAGGTGCTATTAGTCATAGCCTTGGGAAAACCAAAGGAAGAAATTGTACTTGAAGACATCAAGGATCCCAAGGATGTCAAGTACTGGAGAGATGAAAATCAGGTTCACCATGTTCCTAAGAGAAAACTTGAAGATTTGCTAATAAATTAA
- a CDS encoding methyl-accepting chemotaxis protein, whose translation MEKTKGKKNVPSRIRSKLVVSLLLISMIPLSVVVFINWKVMKIVNEAQLIEEAKSIRSLTLLSIGIVFILAVLFAVLMSKSIASNINKLQAAIKKAAKGDLLVRTEIKSKDEFGQLSDDFNEMISHFESLIKNLKTSSFVVFNIAEVMGMMSGEINTAASEAALTVTQLAQGSMEQAKDIGHSVESLGVLASNIDNIESLAATIENMSVEANKLSESGLKVMEVLLQKTKEGNIQTENVSSVVMDMNKSSEEIGLITNTINNIADQTNLLALNAAIEAARAGEAGKGFAVVAEEIRKLAEQSTVATKQIQELINMINAKSNLAAEAIGETKVAVEAQNQSVAESMRLFESISQAIRKLQNEIIGTRTAINETKQKKDEILVRMQNISAVAEESSASAEEVAAATEEVSATIGEFANAAGQLKEVSDSLEAEIGKFIVGEDK comes from the coding sequence ATGGAAAAGACAAAAGGTAAGAAAAATGTTCCTAGTAGAATAAGATCCAAATTGGTGGTGTCTTTATTATTGATTTCTATGATACCGTTGTCAGTAGTTGTCTTCATCAACTGGAAAGTTATGAAAATAGTTAACGAGGCTCAGTTAATTGAAGAGGCTAAAAGCATAAGAAGTTTAACATTACTTTCTATTGGAATAGTGTTTATTCTAGCAGTACTTTTTGCGGTACTTATGAGCAAATCAATAGCATCAAATATAAATAAACTGCAGGCTGCCATAAAAAAGGCTGCCAAGGGAGATTTGTTGGTAAGAACAGAAATAAAATCAAAGGATGAATTTGGACAACTATCTGATGATTTTAACGAAATGATATCACATTTTGAAAGCTTGATAAAAAACCTAAAGACTTCTTCCTTTGTAGTGTTTAATATTGCTGAAGTAATGGGTATGATGTCCGGTGAAATAAATACCGCTGCCAGTGAGGCAGCCTTAACGGTGACCCAATTGGCCCAAGGCAGCATGGAGCAGGCAAAGGATATAGGTCACAGCGTTGAATCATTGGGAGTTTTAGCATCAAATATAGATAATATCGAATCCTTAGCTGCAACAATTGAAAACATGTCTGTAGAAGCAAACAAGCTTAGTGAAAGCGGATTAAAGGTTATGGAAGTGCTTTTACAAAAAACTAAGGAAGGAAATATACAGACAGAAAATGTTTCATCAGTAGTTATGGATATGAATAAGTCCAGTGAGGAAATTGGATTAATCACAAATACCATAAATAATATTGCAGATCAAACCAATTTGCTGGCCTTAAATGCTGCCATTGAAGCTGCCAGGGCCGGTGAAGCGGGAAAGGGCTTTGCGGTAGTGGCAGAGGAGATTAGAAAACTGGCAGAACAATCTACTGTAGCAACAAAGCAAATTCAAGAATTGATTAACATGATAAATGCTAAATCAAATTTAGCTGCAGAAGCCATAGGTGAAACTAAGGTTGCTGTAGAAGCTCAAAATCAATCCGTTGCTGAGAGTATGAGATTGTTTGAGAGCATTTCTCAAGCCATTCGAAAATTGCAGAATGAAATAATCGGTACAAGAACAGCCATAAATGAAACCAAACAAAAGAAAGATGAAATATTGGTTAGAATGCAGAATATTTCTGCAGTGGCTGAAGAGTCTTCAGCCAGCGCGGAAGAGGTTGCTGCAGCAACAGAAGAAGTTTCAGCTACAATAGGTGAGTTTGCCAATGCTGCCGGCCAATTAAAGGAAGTTTCAGATAGCCTGGAAGCTGAAATTGGTAAGTTTATAGTTGGGGAAGATAAGTAG
- a CDS encoding SDR family NAD(P)-dependent oxidoreductase, translating to MIKDKIVFISGASSGIGEATARRFAKEGAVLLLCARNIVKLNELKKELEENYHTRVYTYELDVRDKHAIDAVFDSIPKELKNIDILVNNAGLAQGLEKVQDGKLDEFDVVIDTNIKGLLYLTRKVVPTMVKNQRGHVINLGSLAGVAAYPGGAVYCATKAAVKFISDGLRMDIVETPIRVTNIQPGLVETNFSVVRFRGDVEKAAKVYEGIKPLTAEDIADIILYTASVPEHVQICEVTVTATHQATGGIVYKK from the coding sequence ATGATTAAGGATAAAATAGTTTTTATCAGTGGTGCCAGCAGTGGTATCGGTGAGGCAACAGCCAGGCGTTTTGCAAAGGAAGGCGCTGTACTGCTGCTATGTGCAAGAAATATAGTTAAACTCAATGAATTGAAGAAAGAGCTGGAGGAGAACTATCATACCAGGGTCTATACGTATGAACTTGATGTAAGAGATAAGCATGCCATAGATGCTGTATTTGACAGCATACCTAAAGAATTGAAGAATATAGATATCCTTGTAAACAACGCCGGCTTGGCCCAAGGTCTTGAAAAGGTTCAGGATGGAAAATTGGATGAATTTGATGTTGTAATTGATACTAATATCAAAGGACTTTTATACCTCACCAGAAAGGTAGTTCCCACCATGGTAAAAAATCAAAGAGGTCATGTTATAAATCTTGGCTCCTTAGCAGGTGTTGCTGCCTACCCTGGCGGTGCTGTGTACTGTGCAACTAAGGCCGCTGTAAAATTCATAAGCGATGGCTTAAGAATGGACATAGTTGAAACACCTATCAGAGTAACCAATATTCAGCCCGGTCTGGTGGAAACCAACTTCAGCGTAGTTAGATTCCGTGGAGATGTTGAAAAAGCCGCCAAGGTTTATGAAGGTATCAAGCCTCTTACTGCAGAGGATATAGCAGACATCATTCTATATACCGCTTCTGTACCGGAGCATGTACAGATTTGTGAGGTAACCGTTACCGCTACCCATCAAGCTACCGGAGGCATAGTGTATAAGAAGTAA
- the htpG gene encoding molecular chaperone HtpG has translation METKQFKAESKRLLDLMINSIYTHREIFLRELISNASDAIDKIYYKALTDDSITFNKEDYYIKITADKDSRILKISDTGIGMTKEELDENLGVIAKSGSLKFKTENEIKDGYDIIGQFGVGFYSAFMVAETVTVISKAFGSNEAYKWESQGVEGYTIEPCQKDTYGTDIILKIKQNTEEESYDEYLEEYRLRSIIKKYSDFIRYPIKMDVTKSRLKEGSDKEYEQYKEEQIINSMVPIWKKNKNELKTEDYENFYQEKHYGFDKPLKYTHISVDGAVSYNAILFIPETMPFDYYTKEYEKGLELYSNGVLIMNKCPELLPDYFAFVKGLVDSEDLSLNISREILQHDRQLKLIAKNIKSKIKSELENMLKNERDKYEKFFKTFGRQLKFGVYNDFGANKDMLQDLLMFYSSKEKKMVTLDEYITRMTESQKYIYYAAGESNERIEKMPQTELLLEKGYEILYFTEDIDEFAIKMIMKYKDKEFRSVSSNDLGLEADENAEAVKAEETENKGLFDSMKELLSGKVKEVRASKRLKNHPVCLSNQGELSIEMEKILNSMPNSEGVKADKVLEINVHHDVFKSLKEAYEKDKDKLKLYTEILYNQALLIEGLPIADPVEFTNNICKIMK, from the coding sequence TTGGAAACAAAACAATTTAAAGCTGAGTCAAAAAGACTATTAGATCTCATGATTAACTCAATCTATACCCATAGGGAAATATTTCTAAGAGAGCTTATTTCAAATGCCAGTGATGCTATCGATAAGATTTATTATAAGGCCTTGACCGATGATTCCATAACTTTTAACAAAGAGGATTACTACATTAAAATAACAGCAGATAAAGATAGCAGAATATTAAAGATTTCTGATACCGGTATTGGAATGACCAAGGAAGAATTGGATGAAAACTTGGGGGTTATTGCTAAGAGCGGATCATTGAAATTCAAGACTGAAAATGAAATTAAGGATGGCTATGACATTATAGGACAGTTTGGTGTTGGTTTCTACTCAGCCTTTATGGTAGCAGAAACTGTTACTGTTATCAGTAAGGCTTTTGGAAGTAATGAGGCCTATAAGTGGGAGTCCCAGGGGGTAGAGGGATATACCATTGAGCCTTGCCAAAAAGATACCTACGGTACAGATATCATACTTAAAATTAAACAAAACACCGAAGAAGAAAGCTATGATGAGTACTTAGAAGAATACAGACTAAGAAGTATCATCAAGAAATACTCTGATTTCATAAGATATCCAATCAAGATGGATGTAACTAAGAGCAGACTAAAAGAAGGCAGCGACAAGGAGTATGAACAGTATAAGGAAGAACAGATCATAAACAGTATGGTTCCTATATGGAAGAAGAACAAGAATGAGCTTAAGACTGAAGATTATGAAAACTTCTACCAAGAAAAGCACTATGGCTTCGATAAGCCTCTAAAATACACTCACATCAGCGTGGATGGTGCTGTAAGCTATAATGCTATACTTTTTATCCCTGAAACAATGCCTTTTGATTACTACACAAAGGAATATGAAAAGGGCCTGGAACTGTACTCAAACGGAGTACTGATAATGAACAAGTGCCCAGAGCTACTGCCGGACTACTTTGCCTTTGTTAAAGGTCTTGTAGATTCAGAAGACTTATCACTTAACATATCCAGAGAAATATTACAGCATGATAGACAGTTGAAGCTTATAGCTAAAAACATAAAGTCAAAGATTAAGAGTGAATTGGAAAACATGCTGAAAAATGAAAGAGATAAGTATGAGAAATTCTTTAAGACCTTTGGACGTCAATTGAAGTTTGGTGTATATAATGACTTTGGCGCTAATAAGGATATGCTTCAGGACTTACTGATGTTCTACTCCTCAAAAGAGAAGAAGATGGTAACTTTGGATGAATATATAACAAGAATGACCGAATCACAGAAGTACATCTATTATGCTGCCGGTGAATCCAATGAGAGAATTGAAAAAATGCCTCAGACAGAGCTTTTACTGGAAAAGGGCTATGAAATACTGTACTTCACAGAGGATATAGACGAATTTGCAATCAAGATGATAATGAAATATAAAGATAAAGAGTTCAGATCTGTATCCAGCAACGATTTAGGACTAGAGGCAGATGAAAATGCAGAGGCAGTTAAGGCTGAAGAAACAGAAAATAAAGGCCTCTTTGACAGCATGAAGGAATTACTATCCGGAAAAGTTAAAGAGGTTAGGGCTTCTAAGAGATTAAAAAATCATCCGGTTTGCTTGTCTAATCAAGGAGAGCTGTCCATTGAAATGGAGAAGATATTAAATTCTATGCCTAACAGTGAAGGAGTAAAGGCAGACAAGGTTCTGGAGATTAATGTACATCATGACGTATTCAAATCTCTGAAGGAAGCTTATGAAAAAGATAAAGATAAGCTTAAGCTTTATACAGAAATATTATACAATCAAGCTCTGCTTATTGAAGGCCTGCCAATAGCTGATCCGGTAGAGTTTACTAATAATATTTGTAAGATAATGAAATAA
- a CDS encoding cell wall-binding repeat-containing protein has product MKNKILTGLSLFVSALVLLFNYKPVKVNAATSDRIWGQNRYQTASMIALNGWQTAKYAILVTGDNYPDALAATPLSKKYDAPILLTEKDKLTGETLNTLKKLKVTDVFIIGGTGVVSTSVYNSLTGHGMKVKRLAGSNRYETSLEVAKFIGVSKGVFVLNGSHFGDALIVGPVAANLGMPIILTDKKGLDPAVEKYLKSNNISKTYVIGDNSLVSDSVVNKLTNVERILGADIYARNNVLLKKFCNILDFSSAYIATGDNFPDALAGGALASKNCNPLILTSATPAENTLKIIKENNTSNLIALGGESVVQPKTLDKLMTQVSGVYEEGAHIQSSGPVNLRRYPRTDQPVLDEMNNGTAVTIIGKTDHWYKVRYNGETGYIAAQFVVPDSALRGFDCYYPLSLSQYEQFKAEGYSFAARYYSTEDPLKKLTKEEAQAASAAGLQIVAVYQDYNNKAELFNYQYGVLQCTKAIEQAIEVGQPASGEKPSTIYFAVDEKNTGDIPLNKVEEYFKGIMDTMEKFQAADPEKRRWDIGVYGNYRIVKHVKENVNPDIYVWQTSMGTGQEDYFSKYYKYNIYQNLHEVNHGSIQIDENYSNVGGDMGGFIIK; this is encoded by the coding sequence TTGAAAAATAAGATTCTTACTGGTTTATCCTTATTCGTTTCAGCTTTAGTACTGCTTTTCAATTATAAACCGGTAAAAGTAAATGCAGCAACCTCGGACAGGATATGGGGACAGAACAGGTATCAAACTGCCAGCATGATTGCCCTCAATGGGTGGCAGACAGCCAAGTATGCTATTTTGGTAACTGGGGACAATTATCCTGATGCACTTGCTGCAACACCGCTTTCAAAAAAGTATGATGCTCCAATATTATTAACGGAAAAAGATAAGCTTACCGGTGAGACACTGAATACTTTGAAGAAATTGAAGGTAACAGATGTGTTCATAATCGGCGGTACCGGTGTTGTAAGTACAAGTGTTTACAATAGCCTTACAGGGCATGGAATGAAGGTTAAGAGACTTGCTGGTTCAAACAGGTATGAAACCTCTCTTGAGGTAGCCAAGTTTATAGGGGTAAGTAAAGGTGTTTTTGTATTAAATGGCAGTCATTTTGGTGATGCATTAATAGTAGGACCTGTTGCTGCTAATTTAGGAATGCCAATAATTCTGACAGATAAGAAAGGCTTGGATCCTGCAGTAGAAAAGTATTTGAAATCAAATAATATAAGTAAGACCTATGTTATAGGTGATAATTCATTAGTATCTGACTCTGTAGTTAATAAGCTTACTAATGTAGAAAGAATTCTGGGTGCTGATATTTATGCTAGAAATAATGTATTGCTGAAAAAGTTTTGCAATATATTAGACTTCTCCAGTGCTTACATTGCCACAGGAGATAATTTTCCGGACGCGTTGGCAGGCGGTGCACTGGCAAGCAAGAATTGTAACCCGCTGATATTAACTTCAGCAACACCAGCAGAAAATACTTTAAAAATTATTAAGGAAAATAATACCTCCAACCTTATAGCTTTGGGAGGAGAAAGTGTTGTACAACCCAAAACTTTGGATAAGCTAATGACTCAAGTATCAGGTGTATATGAAGAAGGGGCTCATATTCAATCAAGTGGTCCTGTGAACTTGAGAAGGTATCCGCGAACTGATCAGCCGGTACTAGATGAAATGAATAACGGAACAGCAGTTACTATAATAGGAAAAACTGATCATTGGTATAAGGTTAGATATAATGGAGAGACAGGCTATATAGCCGCACAGTTTGTTGTTCCTGATAGTGCCTTGAGAGGCTTTGATTGCTATTATCCTCTGTCACTGAGCCAATATGAACAGTTCAAAGCTGAAGGCTATAGCTTTGCTGCAAGATATTACAGTACTGAGGATCCCTTAAAGAAGCTGACAAAAGAGGAGGCACAGGCTGCTTCCGCTGCCGGACTGCAGATAGTAGCTGTTTATCAGGATTATAATAATAAGGCGGAGTTATTCAATTACCAATATGGTGTTTTGCAGTGTACAAAAGCAATTGAACAAGCTATTGAAGTTGGACAACCAGCCTCTGGGGAAAAGCCATCAACCATATATTTTGCCGTTGATGAGAAAAATACCGGGGACATTCCATTAAATAAAGTGGAAGAATATTTTAAAGGTATAATGGATACAATGGAGAAATTTCAAGCAGCAGACCCGGAAAAAAGAAGATGGGACATAGGTGTTTATGGAAACTATAGAATAGTAAAACATGTGAAGGAAAATGTGAACCCTGACATATATGTATGGCAAACTTCAATGGGAACGGGACAGGAAGATTACTTCTCTAAATACTATAAATATAATATATATCAAAACTTACATGAGGTTAACCATGGCAGTATTCAGATAGATGAGAATTATAGTAATGTAGGTGGAGATATGGGGGGATTCATCATAAAATAA
- a CDS encoding amidase domain-containing protein, whose translation MYRFKSFRLISILTAIFLILSSFFRGYVAYGSIENDEIKKIIKQIFVLKSRAILEQDEELMDLIYDRSKKVGQWAFEYEVKKMKYIKNWSEKQGVTFTSITPNIEIKRIRGKDDQYSVYALCSTEYKYVYEDNKDVDNNFRIGTYHIINIKNINGVWTIIKEWYTDPFADSLNLENIKVDSIKEYILAQGSRDLSNISKRRIDAVAYADKYSGAANDISQGLVYNIKYKNMNPQGGDCANFASQILFEGGKFKKNKTWNYDRDGSRAWANAQGFKDYWVGSGRASVIAYGTYDKVFKASYKLLPGDFVAYVKKGRITHISVVTGSDSKGYALVNCHNTDRHRVPWDLGWSNKSIKFYLVRVHF comes from the coding sequence ATGTATCGATTTAAGAGTTTTAGACTAATTTCTATACTTACAGCAATTTTCTTGATTCTATCATCATTTTTTAGAGGATACGTAGCCTACGGTTCCATTGAAAATGATGAGATTAAAAAAATTATTAAGCAAATATTTGTATTGAAAAGCCGAGCCATTCTTGAGCAAGATGAAGAGCTTATGGATTTAATTTATGATAGGAGTAAAAAGGTTGGACAATGGGCTTTTGAATACGAGGTCAAGAAGATGAAGTATATTAAAAACTGGTCAGAAAAGCAGGGAGTCACCTTCACCAGCATAACACCCAATATTGAAATAAAAAGGATAAGGGGAAAAGATGATCAATACTCTGTATATGCTCTCTGTTCAACAGAATATAAGTATGTATATGAAGATAATAAGGATGTAGATAATAATTTCAGAATAGGCACCTATCATATAATAAATATCAAGAATATCAATGGAGTATGGACAATTATCAAGGAATGGTACACTGATCCATTTGCAGACTCCTTAAACTTAGAAAATATTAAAGTAGACTCTATAAAAGAATATATTTTAGCTCAAGGCTCCAGAGATTTATCAAATATTTCCAAGCGAAGGATAGATGCAGTAGCTTATGCAGACAAATATAGCGGGGCTGCTAATGATATAAGCCAGGGACTAGTGTATAATATAAAATATAAGAACATGAATCCACAGGGGGGAGATTGTGCAAACTTTGCTTCACAGATACTCTTCGAAGGTGGTAAGTTCAAAAAGAATAAAACATGGAACTACGATAGGGATGGCTCAAGGGCTTGGGCAAATGCTCAAGGATTTAAAGATTATTGGGTAGGCAGCGGAAGAGCTTCTGTCATAGCCTATGGTACCTATGACAAGGTCTTTAAGGCCTCTTATAAGTTGCTGCCGGGAGACTTCGTAGCCTATGTGAAGAAAGGACGAATAACTCATATATCTGTGGTAACCGGTTCGGATTCAAAGGGCTATGCTCTGGTTAACTGTCATAATACAGATCGCCACAGGGTTCCATGGGATTTAGGATGGAGTAATAAGAGTATTAAATTTTATCTTGTAAGAGTTCATTTCTGA
- a CDS encoding alpha/beta hydrolase family protein: MVIFISGTVRWFKAIKYICLSVLICTILHWIFEGVRWQLYPVYFLVLLIEAVVVLNYWKFTSFERMYTNKGSRFFIIIFITINIIMSLAASYVFPLYNLTKPTGEYKIGTISFDAIDTNRVALYSNSRDANRKIKIQLWYPADEAEGHKRAPWLEGGAVEAGSIAKIVGIPEFLLRPMALIKSNSYKAADIGKAKSKYPLVIISHGLTGLRSLHTDLAELLASHGYIVAGISHTYAAAVTVFDSGEAEYLRKEAIPFGVSREEYLTYSNIVLDTYVQDIQFTIDTLIELNSDKTSILWDKLDLSAIGLLGHSAGGGAGVVTAIKDSRIRAITGFDPWLDPVDAEIINTGLRIPALFLRSEQWITDPNNANLFPLLKSSKGYRELYEISGTTHLDFTMIHMYSPLTKTYGYTGQLDGRKISMIQQDFVLAFFNRYLTYRFDSEDMNSIADKYDEVRRVYFYDN, translated from the coding sequence ATGGTTATCTTCATCTCTGGAACAGTTAGATGGTTTAAGGCTATAAAATATATCTGTCTTTCTGTTTTAATCTGCACTATACTGCACTGGATATTTGAAGGAGTACGATGGCAGTTATATCCTGTATATTTTTTAGTACTGTTAATTGAAGCAGTTGTCGTTCTAAATTATTGGAAATTTACCAGTTTTGAAAGAATGTATACCAATAAGGGGAGCAGGTTTTTCATCATCATTTTTATAACCATCAACATAATTATGTCTTTAGCAGCTTCCTATGTGTTTCCACTATACAATTTAACGAAGCCAACTGGAGAATATAAAATAGGTACAATATCCTTTGATGCTATAGATACAAATAGGGTTGCCTTATATAGTAACAGTAGGGATGCTAACAGGAAGATAAAGATTCAACTCTGGTATCCGGCGGACGAGGCAGAAGGCCATAAGAGGGCGCCTTGGCTGGAAGGGGGTGCTGTGGAAGCTGGATCCATTGCAAAAATAGTGGGTATTCCTGAGTTTTTGTTAAGGCCCATGGCACTGATAAAATCAAACTCATATAAAGCTGCTGATATAGGCAAGGCAAAATCAAAATATCCTCTGGTTATTATATCTCACGGACTAACCGGCCTGAGGAGCCTTCATACGGACTTAGCGGAGTTACTTGCAAGTCACGGTTATATTGTTGCCGGCATAAGTCATACCTATGCCGCTGCCGTTACAGTATTTGACAGCGGAGAGGCAGAATACCTCAGAAAGGAGGCCATCCCTTTTGGGGTAAGTCGGGAGGAATACTTAACATATAGCAATATAGTGCTTGATACTTATGTACAGGACATACAGTTTACAATAGATACTTTAATCGAGCTCAACTCAGATAAGACCTCAATACTATGGGATAAGCTTGACTTGTCTGCAATTGGATTGTTAGGCCATTCTGCCGGTGGAGGGGCCGGAGTTGTTACGGCTATTAAAGACAGCCGCATTAGAGCTATAACGGGCTTTGATCCATGGCTAGACCCGGTAGATGCAGAGATCATCAATACCGGACTTAGAATTCCGGCACTCTTTCTAAGAAGTGAGCAGTGGATAACGGATCCTAATAACGCAAACCTGTTTCCCCTATTAAAAAGTAGCAAAGGTTATAGAGAACTCTATGAAATAAGTGGCACAACACACCTGGATTTTACAATGATTCATATGTATTCACCATTGACTAAGACCTATGGTTATACCGGCCAATTGGACGGACGTAAAATTTCAATGATACAGCAGGATTTTGTGTTAGCCTTTTTTAACAGATATTTGACTTACAGGTTTGATTCTGAGGATATGAACAGCATTGCGGACAAGTATGATGAAGTGAGAAGGGTTTATTTTTATGATAATTAG